The following DNA comes from Pirellulales bacterium.
CGCATAGCGAAGCTGCTTGCCGAGAATGCGGAAGGCGTGCAGCGATGGTAGATCGGCGAGATCCCCTGCGCCTGCCGTGAAGAAACTTTCGACGATCGGATTCAAGCAGGCCCGGGCCGCCAGCGCGAAGCCGGGTTCGCCCCGTTCGGCCATCTCTCCGCGCGGCCGGGTACGTACGAGCAGTTCGTCGACTTGATCGGGGAAGTCCTGCTGGCGCTGCTTCTCGTAGATTTCTGCCAGTGGTCTCTGCGCGGTCTTGCGTCGGCGCTCGAGGGCCCCCAGCAGTTGCCGTCCGCCTTGATCGGCGCGTTCGCGCGCCCAGGCGCGATAACGGTCGATCAGCACATCGAGATCGCGCGCCTCGCCCGCGGCGCGGCGAATGTGTTGCAAGGAGCGTTTGATGCGCTTCGAGCGCTTGGGGGGCAGCACTGCCTCGAAGGCCGCCACCGTGGCCATGGCCCGGCGCGTGCAGACGCGTAGCTGGTGTACGTATTCCACGTCGCGATCGGCGTGTCGGGCCGACCGTTTGAGGTAGTACCACACGAGACGCAGGCGCGGCTCGAGCGCCGTCCGCGCCGCGCTCGAGAGCGGTGCGTCGGGAGCGATTCCCTCGATCCATTTGCTCTTGCGAATCATCGCTCGGGCAACCGACCATCGGGGCCGGCTGGCATCCTGGTTGATGGAGTGGCAGCGCTCAGCAGGGCCGTTCCCCACGCAAGCCGGCTCCACCCGCACTCGACACGCCCCTGAAGAAGAGCACACGTTTTGCAGTCAACGCTCCGCGAACGTGCCACCGGTCAGGAGATCGACCGGTTCGCGGCGTCTGGGGCCGCGACGTGTCCATTCACCCTGCATTGTGGCAGCCAGAACGCGCGACGTCCACAAGGGGCGAGCACAAAAGGGTCCGGCAAGACTTGGATCGTGCCCACTCGCCGCTGCTTCCAGCCTGGCACGCTCGATGCGAGAGGGGCAAAGGTCTCGCGCGCGACACCGACGCAACGGCGTCGGGGCGCAAGAAAAAGACCCCGGCACGCTGCGTCACGTGCCGGGGCCTGCTCGATGAACTACCGTCGTGGTCGGGAACGGTTGCGCTAGCGTCCCCGACCGCAGACGTACGTCCTACTTCGCGGCCGAGACTTTCGTCGGCTCTTCGCCGAACAGCTTTTCGAGCTGCTCGGTCAGGGCTTCACCGCGAGCGTCCAGCGAGATGACCTTGCCCTCGCGATCGATGAGGAAGGTCGCCGGGATGCTCATGATGCCGAACTGCGTGGCGAGGGGGTTCTCCCAGCCACTCGCCTTCTCGTCCGAGCTGTACAGGTTCGCCCAGGGGATTTGATTCTCGGCAAGGAAGCTCTCGAGACCGGCCTTGCCCTCGGGCGAGGCATCGTCGAGGCTGACGCCGACGACTTCAAAACCCTTGTCGTGGAAGCGATCGAAGTTGGCCTTCACGTTCGGCAACTCGGCACGGCAGGGACCGCACCAGGTGGCCCAGAAATCGACGAGCACGACCTTGCCGGCGTAGGCCTTCCAGTTGAACGGCTTGCCATTGACGAGCGTGCCGGTCAGTTCGATCGACTGCCCCAGCAGGCCGAGTCGACGAGCGCTCCCTTCGAGCTTCGACGCGTAGGCACGTAGCTCCGGATCGTCGCTGTGGGCGATCTGTTCGGCCAACGAGTTGAAGGCGCTGATCGCGAGCTCGGTCTTGTTGTTCATCTCGAGCATCTGCGCCAGACCATAGGCCAGCATGAACGACTGGCGATCGGCGTGCGAGGACTTGACCAGCTCGTTCACCTCGGCGAGCAGGCCTTTGATCTGCTCGTCGGTGCCGGTCACGGGGATCGTTTCGATCTTGGTTTGGAGTGCGATCAAACGACCCAACGTGGCCAGGTCGGGCGACTTGTCCTTGGTGAGCGAATCGGCGAACGTGAGCAATTCGGCCTTGGCTTCGTCGCTGCCCGTGCGGCTCAGGTTGACCAGCGCCAGCAATTTGTATTGAGTGGCCTTCTGACGAGTTTCTTCCTGTGGCTGACCGGCAAGAATCTTGTCGGCGGCGGCGATCACGGCCCGCTGCGTCTGGGTAAAGTTCTCGCGGGCGTCTTCGATCGTTTCGCCGGTCGGACGACGGCGCGCGGTCGTTTCCATGAACTCAACGAGCTGCGCTTCGTCGGCATCGGACGGTACTGTCAACGACGGCGCGGCCGCCGGCGAGGCATGTTCTTCGGCTGGCGCGACGGGCTGGCCGGTGGGCGGGGCAGTCTCGTCCTTGGCCAGGGCGCGCCATTGCGAGCCGCCCACGACGAGTGCCAGCGCACAGACTGGCACCATCAAACACCAGAGACTCAGTCTGACGAACTTCATGTCAGGCCTTTCGGAGAAATGGGAGGGAGGGGCCGGCCATGGTGGGAGGGATCAGGCCGGGCGGGGGCCGCTGTCGGCGAAACAAACGGCTCCACAACAGATACACCCTGGCACGTACCCGGGCAAGTTATTTTGCATGGATGTCGCGACATCGACGTCAAACACAAGGTTCAAGTTTTCTCAGTCGGAACGGCCGCGACGATCGCTCTATTTTCCAGCCTGCCAGCCGTAGCGGCACCACGTGCGTCGCCACCGATCAATCGCGACGCGCACGTCTGGGAAACATGCGGGTCGCGTGACAGGCTTAGCGCCTTTACCACTGCTACGCAGGCCGATTGCGGCTGGTTGTGCGAAAGCGCGAAAAACTGCCGTCTGGGGCGACTGTTTCGCGCACCGGCGCTGCTTGTGCCGGCCGCTCCCGCGATCGCATCTGCCGGCCGAGACAAGGGTTTGAACTGGGGGATAGCACCTCAGACGCCTGGCGCCTGGCGGCGGTGGAACTCGGTGATGATGTCCCAGGCGGCGGCGGGCGTCTCGGCGTACGAGATCAACTCGAGATCCTCGTCGGAGATCGTCCCTTCGTCGGCGAGAAATTGCAGGTTCAGCACCTGTTCCCAGTACTCGCGGCCGAACATGACGATCGGAATCGATTGCATGCGCATCGTCTGACGTAACGTGAGCGCGTCGAACAACTCGTCGAGCGTGCCGAACCCCCCGGGAAAGATCACCAGCGCCTTGGCCCGCAACAGGAAGTGGAGCTTGCGCAGGGCGAAGTAGCGAAAGCGAAAGCAAAGATCGGGCGTGATATAAGGGTTCGGCTGCTGCTCCTCTAGCAGTGTGATATTGAGCCCCACCGATTTGCCTCCTGCGTCGTGCGCGCCGCGATTGGCGGCTTCCATGATGCCGGGTCCTCCGCCGGTAACCACGACATAGTCGCAGTGCAGGCCCACCTGGCAGGTTGAGGTAACGAGCCGTGCGAAATCGCGCGCCCGCTCGTAGTACGAGCTCTTGGCCGCGACGCGCTCGGCGCGACTCGCCGCGCGCGCGAGCAGCGGATCGTCGGGCGCAGCCGCCAGCGCTGCGCGGGCCACGGCCAGGCGTTCGCGAGCCACGGCCGGTTCGGGGATCCGCGCGCTGCCGAACACGACGATGGTCGAGTTCACCTTGTGCTCGAGGAAGGCCAGTTCCGGCTTGGCCAACTCGAGCTGCATTCGCACGGCACGCATCTCGGGCCGCCGCAACAGCTCGGGATCGTCCTCGGCCAGACGATAGCTGCTCGAGCGCAGAATGGCGGCCAGGTTGTCGAAGGCTTCGCTCATGCGACGTTCTCCAGTTCGACGCTCTCTCCGAGTCGTGGCACGTGTGTGTTCCAGCCGCGCGTTTCGTGCAGCTCGGCGGCCAGAGCCTTCGCGCCGGCGAGTTCGCCGTGCGTGATGAAGGCGCGTCGGGGCGCGGCAAGCGGCGCTAGCCAGCGGAGCAATTCGTCGTGCCCGGCGTGGCCGCTCAGGCCCGACAGTTGCACCACGGCGGCGCGGACCGGCACGTCCAGGCCATGCATGCGAATCGATCGCGCGCCTTCCTGCAGGGCTCGCCCGCGGGTGCCTGCCGCCATGAAGCCGC
Coding sequences within:
- a CDS encoding CHAD domain-containing protein, with the translated sequence MIRKSKWIEGIAPDAPLSSAARTALEPRLRLVWYYLKRSARHADRDVEYVHQLRVCTRRAMATVAAFEAVLPPKRSKRIKRSLQHIRRAAGEARDLDVLIDRYRAWARERADQGGRQLLGALERRRKTAQRPLAEIYEKQRQQDFPDQVDELLVRTRPRGEMAERGEPGFALAARACLNPIVESFFTAGAGDLADLPSLHAFRILGKQLRYAIEIFVGAFGSPLREDIYPTVEKLQELLGALNDHAGAYERFRAWSESGESDLPRPLIEELMRIEGAARDQSEQQFRAWWTPARLAELRSEFDELLFRPTERQAG
- a CDS encoding TIGR00730 family Rossman fold protein, with the translated sequence MSEAFDNLAAILRSSSYRLAEDDPELLRRPEMRAVRMQLELAKPELAFLEHKVNSTIVVFGSARIPEPAVARERLAVARAALAAAPDDPLLARAASRAERVAAKSSYYERARDFARLVTSTCQVGLHCDYVVVTGGGPGIMEAANRGAHDAGGKSVGLNITLLEEQQPNPYITPDLCFRFRYFALRKLHFLLRAKALVIFPGGFGTLDELFDALTLRQTMRMQSIPIVMFGREYWEQVLNLQFLADEGTISDEDLELISYAETPAAAWDIITEFHRRQAPGV
- a CDS encoding redoxin domain-containing protein codes for the protein MKFVRLSLWCLMVPVCALALVVGGSQWRALAKDETAPPTGQPVAPAEEHASPAAAPSLTVPSDADEAQLVEFMETTARRRPTGETIEDARENFTQTQRAVIAAADKILAGQPQEETRQKATQYKLLALVNLSRTGSDEAKAELLTFADSLTKDKSPDLATLGRLIALQTKIETIPVTGTDEQIKGLLAEVNELVKSSHADRQSFMLAYGLAQMLEMNNKTELAISAFNSLAEQIAHSDDPELRAYASKLEGSARRLGLLGQSIELTGTLVNGKPFNWKAYAGKVVLVDFWATWCGPCRAELPNVKANFDRFHDKGFEVVGVSLDDASPEGKAGLESFLAENQIPWANLYSSDEKASGWENPLATQFGIMSIPATFLIDREGKVISLDARGEALTEQLEKLFGEEPTKVSAAK